The genomic window TTCCACCTCGTGGGTACTCAGAACAGCTGGTCTTTGTCCCCTCCCTGTTCAGCCCTGGCTTTCttggcagccacagctgctcacACAAGGCTGTCAGTCTGGGCTTTAGGTGCTTCTCAGGGCTGGAAATGTGTGCAGTTAGCATAGGTCCTGTAGCATCCTTGGGTCAACGGTGCTGCAGCTGGGTCTGGGCTCCTCTCActggggtgggagctgggtggctcctctctgctgctcatGGCTGCAGGGGCCGTGTCTGACCTGCTGCTCTCCCGTGCTTGTAGACAAGAAATCCTCACGGGAAGAGATCCAGATGAGCAACATGGGACCAGGTAGGAGAGGGACTGGGATGGGGGCATCTTGTCTCCTTGGTGTGCTGGGTGGGGGCAGAGCTCGCCTCTCCTGTGGGGACAACAATGCTGCCCCTCAGGTGATGTGACTGACTGTCCCCTCTCCTGCTCCAGACAACTATTCCACACTCAATGAGAGGGACCACAGCAGGACACTGGACCGATCTGGTGACCTCGGAGATATGGAGCCGGTGAAGGCAGCACCGTTGATGGTGAGCAGCTCTTCCTAATGTGGAGGAAGAGTGAGTGGGACCAGGGTGCAGGAGGTGACACATGGCTGTTCtggctggcaggaggaggggagaacTGGGCTCCCATGACTAACAACCCCCTTGCCTGCCCCATCACCCCTACTAACTAACCCCTGTGtgtctgcagcaggaggaggggcaggaatTGCAGCCTGAGGtagaggaggcggaggaggatgcTGCCATGCTTTCCCCCGTGTCGGTATGTCCCTCAGTGTCCTGAGCAGCGGTGACAGATCCTGCTATGCTGTTAGGGGTGCTTTGgaaagccaaattctgctctGATTGCTGCTGCCCGCAATTGCTGCCTGATCCATCAGGGCCATGATCACACCTCCACTGCTCACTGGCTCCCTGGGCATGCTAacatctctccttctctctccacaGCAGAAGATCTAGCTGATATCCCCGCCTCCACTCAGTTTGGGTtgataatatattatatatataaatatatatatataactctTCGTGGTGGAATGGACCGACTTTTACCTTGTCTTATTTTTGGATTTTTTGCTGGACTGTTTGTGCCAACTAGCCAGCCAAATGACTGGGCCTGGTCCCTCAGGGGCAGCCCGGGCCACTCTGCCTCCTCTAGACTGCTGCACCTCCCTGTTCTGGGACACCTCGACTGTAACTCTTCCTCCCTGTCCTCTACCACCTCCTTCCTCCAGAGAGTAAAACCCTCCTGCCTGACTCTGCCGGACTGACCGGCATGGATGCTGCAAAAGGACTCCAGATCTCTGCCTTGACCAGGAGCTGCCTTCTCTTCCATGCTTTCCCTCTGCTCAGAGATGTCTGCAGGGACAGAGTCTGGGACCTCACTCGCCgcctttttgttttggtttgggtttctctTTTGTTGCCTATAGGATATATTTTTGTGCGGGATCACTCTTCAGCCGGGGCTGTGGGGGTAACGGGAGCATTCCCTCCCTGGCGGCGGCAGGACCAGGGTGAGAGGGGGATTGGAGTCATGGAGGAGTGAGGGGAAGGAAAACCAGCAATAACTTCTCTTGCTTTGCTCTAGATGAGGCTTTGGGGACATGGGAAGGGGGATCTGGCTCTGGGTCCTGCGAAGGGGTCTGGATGGTGCCGCCGGCCCCCACCTGGTGACTGTGTGAGGAGGGATCCCTTGTGCGGGGAGGATGGTCAGTGCGGGGGCTCGGGATGGGCCTCCCGGTGCTGGAGGCGGCGGGTCCCTGTGGGAGGAGATGCGACGGGGCTTCTGGGGAGAGGCTGCGCGGGGCGCGCTGCGTGCCGGGcgccaggagcagggctgcaggcggGTAGAGCCAGGATCCCCCCTCTCACCCCGCGCACCAGCCGCCTGCGGCGGTGCCCCTCTGACTTTCTCTTGACATGTGCCTTTCTTTTGCCACTGTGAAATAGCTCTTTGAATCGTACTGTCTGGCTTCTTCGCTGGGGAAGGGGTGTTTCTGGGCTTCCGGCAGGACTGAGCTCTTCCCTTCCTCACCGGCAGCCTTAATTGTCTGCAGTGAGGCTGGAAACCTGTGTCTGGGGGGATCCCAGCCCCCCCGCCCTCACTGATGGGGCGCAGACTCTTACCTGCATCCTGTCCTGGGGAGACGAGGCTGCCACAGGAGCTGGGGTGTAcacatccccctcctcctcctcctctctgctgtggTGGTGGGGGGCACATCCAAGTGCTGTGATCTTTTGGGGAGCCCTTAAGCTCCCTGTGAACTGGAAGCCTCTCTAGGAGGCTGCAAACTGGAGCAGGAGCCCTCCCCAGCCTGGGGCTCCCCCGAAGTGTGGGCTCACGCGGGGAGGCTGCAGCAGACAGAACTGGTGCcttgctcctgcctgctcctctgcctggaagCACCTCCCGGCTCTGGCTGAGCCCTCCCTGGCTCCAGCCCCACCTCAGCGTGGTTTGCTTTTGTTCTGGGGTCTaactcttctctctttcctttaaatatgtaaaacactaattcctttttttaatttttaattccaaatgaaccaaaaaaaaaaaagcttcccccttctctcctcccctGGCTCTCCTGAGccacccctgccctggcagggagtGGAGGAAGGGAGTGGGAACCAAGAAGCCGTTCCTTGTCTGATTCCTGTGCACACTCTTGTAacgcttttaaaacaaaatgatttttttatataaataaagtttttaaaGTGTGTCTCTGTGCCTTCCACTTAAGGCTGCTACCTTGGTGTCTTTAGCTTTGCAGTTGGGAACAAATGCCTATTcttggggcagggctgtgcactTGAGTGTTGCTTGTTTGTGTGTGGTTCTGAAAGATTCCACTTTGACAAACCCTTTCTTGGGTGGGAGTGACATTTCCTCTTTGTAGCAAAAGATTGGAGGAAAAATACAAAGCACCAAAACTGTGTTGTACTGAGCTCACAAAACTTTTTGCAGGGCAACTGAGAAccccttctctcctctcccctgctgGCAAGGCTTTCCCTCCATTTCCCCTCTCCTCGTGTGGCTGGCGGACTTTGCACAAGTGCAGAAGTATTAACAGTCCCTTCTTAAAAAAAGGGGGGAGCCCtttggagcaggagctgccccccccccgagcaCAGACAGGCTGCAAACGTGCTTATCCCTTTCTCAGGATTACTGAAGCCAGGCTGAAACACCATGTTAACCCACTTTGCTTTCacccctctgtgtgtgtgaaaataaatacagaaagcaaTTCTGTAAATGTGTGGAAATAGCTTTTCGAAAGCAGTTTTCTGGCTTCTATTTCAACATAGTTTTTTCCTGAAACTACATTGCTGTTGGAAAAATTTCACTGGGGTGCAGAGCAGCTCTTTTAGCCCTGTGGCAGCGAGATGCAGTCTGGGGTGAGGCAGGGCTGAGGGGGGCGATTTCCTGCACAGTGCAGCCTGACTGGAGCTTGGAATCGCTCTcccagggcagctggggctgccctctAGGTTACAGGGGAATGTCACCCTGGCCTGCAGCACCCTGGGAGCTGGTGACCCggtgcacccatgggtggggggagCACTGATGGGTGCCCCTGGCTATGGGGGTTCCAGCCCTCCCACCTTGACTTCCACTCTTGTCCCCAAAGCCACCAGCAAATGGAGCAAAGGCAGGGTCGGTGTTTTATTGCTTCAGGTTGGGGCAATGCCTGGAATGCAGCTTAGTGGGGACAAGGCTGGGAATGTCTCGAGGGAAAGGGGGCGGGGAGTGATGCCAGGGGATCTGGCTTGGCAGAGACAGTGCTGGGGGCTTTTGGCTCTGCAGGACGGATGCCAGGGGCGTCGGTGGGTGGGAGGACACGAGGCACGTTTGGCTCAGCAGGGACAACGCCAGGGGTGTCGGTGTGGGGACGATAccagggacaggcaggcagggtggctgtgtgctggggtgcagctggggtgCCGCGGCTCAGAGGAAGAGCTTGTCGTGGCAGGCCTGGCAGTACATCTTGTCGCCGCGCTCGCGGAAGGTGCCTTTCTGCAGCTGGCCCAGGCAGTAGGCGCAGATGAAGTGCTCGGGGTGGTACTTACGCCCCACGGCCGTGATGCAGCGGCCGGTCACGGGGTGGCCGCAGCCGTGGCAGATGTTGCCCTGCCGCTGGTGGAAGTGCAGCTCACAGTAGGGCCGACCGTCCAGCTCGAAGAAGGAGCCGCTGGCGAAGCCACTCAGGCACTCCTGGGGGGAAGGAGATGAAGAAGGCTGGCACGGCCTTAGGGACACGCTCGCCCCGGTGCCCTGCTGGCCTGGCGCACACTCACCGCACACACGAAGCACTCGGGGTGCCAGACGCCCTGCAAGGCCGACAGGTAATTGTCCGTCACGGGGCGCTCGCAGCCCTGGCATTTCGGGGCAAACATAGCCAGGAAGTCCTGGCGGCAGTACGGCTTCCCGCCCCGCTCGTGGAAACCTGCAGGAGAGGCGTCAGGATGGGCACCCACCTGGGGGAGGCTTGGGGCAGGGGGCAGCGGGGCAAGGAAAGAGCATGAGGGGATGTCAGATGCAGCAAGGGTGCCACGGCAGGGCTATGGGGGGGTGGGGATGCAGGGGCAGGGCTATGGCAGGGGATATTGGGATGGGGGCAATGGGGCAGGACCCCCACTCCTGTCCCCTGGGACATACCATCATCTCCGAACACCTTCCCGCAGTGGGCACAGAAGAAGTGCTCGGGGTGCCAGGTCTGGTCCAGGGCCGTGAGGACTTTCTGTAGGAAGAAGCAAGGTGAGGCTGCCGGTGGCGGTGGGGGTGGCGTGGGAGGCCGGGGGGGTCTTACCTCACAGATGGGGCCGGCACAGTAAGCGCAGCGGGGGGTGAAGGCCTGGTAGTAGTCCTCCTGGCAGTATGCCTGCCCACCCCGCTCGAAGAAGGGGCAGCCGCCCAGCTCCTGCCCACAGCGGGTGCAGGTGAAGTGTTCAGAGTGCCAGGTTTTGCCCAGGGCTGTGAGCacctgtggggaggtggggggcagcGAGAGCAGCTCCAGGGGATGCTGTTAGCCAAGGGGAGAGGGGCCGCAGGGTGGAGGTGTGGGGGGCTCACCTTGCCAGCGATGGGCTTGTGGCAGGCGGCGCAGACGCCAGCAGTGGCAGTGCTGATGCCCAGCTCCTGCAGGTCCTGGGTGAGACTGCCCAGCATGTTGTCCAGCGAGGATGAGGTGTCCACTGgcaccccagctccctgtccTGTAACCgccagc from Athene noctua chromosome 14, bAthNoc1.hap1.1, whole genome shotgun sequence includes these protein-coding regions:
- the LPXN gene encoding leupaxin produces the protein MEDLDALLAELEQSSRPAPKDCVLQVPSSYKQDLATTGPPAPRGHEPLASAAVKVQLPPRASKPPEEDLKTVYSSSVLVPQRRLSSPPPTATAWQLEELLADLGHMQSKLAVTGQGAGVPVDTSSSLDNMLGSLTQDLQELGISTATAGVCAACHKPIAGKVLTALGKTWHSEHFTCTRCGQELGGCPFFERGGQAYCQEDYYQAFTPRCAYCAGPICEKVLTALDQTWHPEHFFCAHCGKVFGDDGFHERGGKPYCRQDFLAMFAPKCQGCERPVTDNYLSALQGVWHPECFVCAECLSGFASGSFFELDGRPYCELHFHQRQGNICHGCGHPVTGRCITAVGRKYHPEHFICAYCLGQLQKGTFRERGDKMYCQACHDKLFL